From Demequina capsici, one genomic window encodes:
- the murC gene encoding UDP-N-acetylmuramate--L-alanine ligase: MTDRLHFIGVGGSGMSAVARLTAATGVDVSGTDAKESAYFLALKAAGMDVRIGHDASLVEGAAAVVISTAVRESNVELAHARELHIPVLHRSEALARALEGQRLVSVAGSHGKTTTSALTAHLLHACGVDASYAVGARVLGIEGAVAGGYAGTSGVAVVEADESDGSFLRYDTEVAIILNIEPDHLDFHGTVEALHAAFEAFARGAELLVACVDDPVVRRIATRLRAEGRRVVGYGVAADADVRVTPEGLVRDGEVFEITPSLPGAHQRLNAAAAWAAAVHMGADPVRAARAVATFGGTGRRFELRGEVGGIRVIDDYAHHPTEVAAMLAGARASGAGHLIVLFQPALFTRTQLHAAAFGRALSVPDADVILAEVHGDREDPIPGVTSRLIADAATPPEGSSLRLVPDLADAAAEVARIARPGDLVLTVGSGPVTQAAGWVLEALRDGAGGAEHA; encoded by the coding sequence GTGACCGATCGTCTCCACTTCATCGGCGTGGGCGGCTCCGGCATGTCCGCGGTGGCACGCCTGACGGCGGCGACCGGCGTGGACGTGTCCGGCACGGACGCGAAGGAGAGCGCGTACTTCCTGGCGCTGAAGGCGGCGGGCATGGATGTGCGCATCGGGCATGACGCCTCGCTCGTCGAGGGCGCTGCCGCCGTGGTGATCTCTACCGCGGTGCGCGAGTCCAATGTGGAGCTGGCGCATGCGCGCGAGCTCCACATCCCTGTGCTGCATCGCTCCGAGGCGCTCGCGCGGGCGCTCGAGGGGCAGCGCCTCGTCAGCGTGGCGGGGTCCCATGGCAAGACGACCACCTCGGCGCTGACGGCGCACCTGCTGCATGCCTGCGGCGTCGACGCGAGCTACGCCGTCGGCGCTCGCGTGCTCGGCATCGAGGGTGCGGTCGCGGGCGGGTACGCCGGGACGAGCGGCGTCGCGGTGGTGGAGGCCGATGAGTCGGACGGGTCGTTCCTGCGGTACGACACCGAGGTCGCGATCATCCTCAACATCGAACCCGATCATCTGGACTTCCACGGCACGGTCGAGGCGCTCCACGCCGCGTTCGAGGCGTTCGCGCGAGGAGCCGAGCTGCTGGTCGCGTGCGTCGACGACCCGGTGGTGCGCCGGATCGCCACCCGGCTGCGAGCTGAGGGCCGCAGGGTGGTCGGCTATGGCGTCGCGGCCGACGCCGACGTGCGTGTCACGCCCGAGGGCCTCGTGCGGGACGGGGAGGTGTTCGAGATCACCCCGTCGCTTCCTGGTGCGCATCAGCGCCTCAATGCCGCGGCGGCGTGGGCGGCCGCGGTTCACATGGGGGCGGACCCCGTGCGTGCCGCGCGCGCCGTGGCGACCTTCGGGGGCACAGGGCGCCGCTTCGAGCTGCGCGGCGAGGTGGGCGGCATCCGTGTGATCGACGACTACGCGCATCACCCCACGGAGGTCGCGGCGATGCTCGCGGGCGCGCGCGCATCCGGTGCAGGCCACCTGATCGTGCTGTTCCAGCCGGCGCTGTTCACACGCACCCAGCTTCACGCAGCCGCATTCGGGCGTGCCTTGTCCGTGCCGGACGCTGACGTAATCCTGGCAGAGGTCCATGGCGATCGGGAGGACCCGATCCCTGGTGTCACGTCGCGGCTGATAGCTGACGCGGCGACCCCGCCCGAGGGTTCGTCGTTGCGGCTCGTCCCCGATCTCGCAGACGCGGCCGCCGAGGTCGCGCGGATCGCCCGCCCGGGCGACCTGGTGCTGACGGTCGGCTCCGGGCCGGTGACGCAGGCGGCGGGGTGGGTCCTCGAGGCGTTGCGGGACGGCGCCGGGGGAGCGGAGCATGCCTGA
- a CDS encoding UDP-N-acetylglucosamine--N-acetylmuramyl-(pentapeptide) pyrophosphoryl-undecaprenol N-acetylglucosamine transferase: MGEPILLAGGGTAGHVNPLLATAAELQARGHAPAALGTAQGLEVDLVPRAGLELFTVPKVPMPRRPSMDLLRLPVNLKRAVDAAGDAIDAIGAKAVVGFGGYASTPAYLAARRRKVPVIVHEGNMRPGLANRLGARWAVAVAATFSGTPLKGAVVTGLPLRAQIADLATSLNDDGARDELQSLARMNLGWPADAPVLLVTGGSSGAASLNAATAGAAARLTSHGVHVIHLTGKGKADEALRAQGDLPAVHRQMYLVQEYAHDMAAMLGAAGAVVARSGAGMVCELTALGIPALYVPLPHGNGEQGLNAGPAVSAGAATMIRDADLNPASIEMAAERMLLDREAPARMRAAAQRVGIADGSARLADLVEEQL, translated from the coding sequence GTGGGTGAGCCCATCCTGCTCGCGGGTGGAGGCACCGCAGGTCACGTGAACCCGCTGCTCGCCACCGCGGCCGAGCTCCAGGCGCGCGGCCACGCGCCCGCCGCGCTCGGCACGGCGCAGGGTCTCGAGGTGGATCTGGTGCCCCGCGCAGGGCTGGAGCTCTTCACGGTGCCGAAGGTGCCGATGCCGCGCCGTCCGTCGATGGATCTGCTGCGCCTGCCCGTGAACCTGAAGCGCGCCGTGGATGCCGCAGGCGACGCGATCGACGCCATCGGAGCGAAGGCCGTCGTCGGATTCGGGGGCTACGCGTCGACGCCCGCGTATCTCGCCGCGCGTCGCCGCAAGGTGCCGGTGATCGTCCATGAGGGGAACATGCGTCCGGGCCTTGCCAACCGCCTCGGAGCCAGGTGGGCCGTCGCGGTCGCCGCGACGTTCTCCGGAACGCCCCTCAAGGGCGCTGTGGTGACCGGCCTGCCGCTGCGGGCGCAGATCGCCGACCTCGCGACGTCGTTGAACGACGACGGGGCACGCGACGAGCTGCAGTCGCTCGCACGCATGAACCTGGGCTGGCCTGCCGATGCGCCCGTGCTGCTCGTGACGGGCGGCTCGTCGGGCGCGGCGAGCCTCAACGCCGCCACCGCCGGTGCGGCCGCGCGGCTCACGTCTCACGGTGTGCACGTGATCCACCTCACCGGCAAGGGCAAGGCCGACGAGGCGCTGCGGGCGCAAGGAGATCTCCCGGCGGTGCACCGGCAGATGTACCTGGTGCAGGAGTACGCGCACGACATGGCGGCGATGCTCGGCGCGGCCGGCGCGGTGGTGGCTCGATCCGGGGCCGGCATGGTGTGCGAGCTGACGGCGCTCGGCATCCCCGCGCTGTACGTGCCGCTGCCGCATGGGAACGGCGAGCAGGGGCTGAACGCTGGACCCGCCGTGAGCGCCGGCGCCGCCACGATGATCCGCGACGCGGATCTGAACCCCGCGTCGATCGAGATGGCGGCCGAGCGGATGCTGCTCGACCGCGAGGCGCCTGCCCGGATGCGCGCGGCGGCACAGCGCGTCGGCATCGCAGACGGTTCCGCTCGGCTTGCGGACCTCGTGGAGGAGCAGCTGTGA
- the mraY gene encoding phospho-N-acetylmuramoyl-pentapeptide-transferase, translating to MKAVVAAGGIALLVSLLGTPLFIRYLTSKHYGQFIRQDGPASHHVKRGTPTMGGVVIILAALVGWLGGNLFIGRAPNASSALVVFLLVGLGFVGFLDDAIKIRQERSLGLKARWKILGQGVVGIAFAVMALQFPNDDGITPASTAVSFLRDTAVDLAVLGPALAIIAFVIWANFLITAWSNAVNLTDGLDGLATGASLIFFGSYVIIAIWQLQQNCQLSGTGSLCYDVRDPLDLAVLASALAGSCFGFLWWNTSPARIFMGDTGSLALGGAIAGMTIVSRTEFLGLIVGGLFVLVVASSVLQIGWFKISGGKRLFKMAPLHHHFELMGWNEVTIVVRFWIIAGLFAAIGVGIFYAEWVANL from the coding sequence ATGAAGGCGGTCGTCGCCGCTGGTGGTATCGCGCTGCTGGTCTCGCTGCTCGGGACGCCGCTGTTCATCCGCTACCTCACCAGCAAGCACTACGGTCAGTTCATCCGCCAGGACGGACCCGCATCGCACCACGTGAAGCGCGGCACCCCGACCATGGGCGGAGTCGTCATCATCCTCGCTGCGCTCGTGGGCTGGCTGGGCGGGAACCTGTTCATCGGGCGCGCACCGAACGCGTCCTCCGCCCTCGTCGTCTTCCTGCTGGTCGGGCTCGGCTTCGTCGGCTTCCTGGACGACGCGATCAAGATCCGGCAGGAACGGTCGCTCGGCCTCAAGGCCAGGTGGAAGATCCTCGGCCAAGGCGTGGTCGGGATCGCGTTCGCCGTGATGGCGCTGCAGTTCCCGAACGACGATGGCATCACGCCTGCGTCGACCGCCGTCTCGTTCCTGCGCGACACCGCGGTGGATCTGGCGGTGCTCGGTCCCGCGCTGGCGATCATCGCCTTCGTGATCTGGGCCAACTTCCTGATCACCGCGTGGTCGAACGCCGTGAACCTCACCGATGGGCTCGACGGTCTCGCCACGGGTGCGTCGCTCATCTTCTTCGGCTCGTACGTGATCATCGCCATCTGGCAGCTCCAGCAGAACTGCCAGCTCAGCGGCACGGGATCGCTGTGCTACGACGTCCGTGACCCGCTCGATCTCGCAGTGCTGGCCTCCGCGCTCGCCGGATCCTGCTTCGGGTTCCTGTGGTGGAACACCTCGCCGGCCCGCATCTTCATGGGAGACACGGGCTCGCTCGCGCTCGGCGGTGCGATCGCGGGGATGACGATCGTGTCCCGCACCGAGTTCCTGGGTCTGATCGTCGGAGGGCTGTTCGTGCTGGTCGTCGCGTCGTCGGTCCTGCAGATCGGCTGGTTCAAGATCAGCGGCGGCAAACGGCTGTTCAAGATGGCCCCGCTGCACCACCACTTCGAGCTGATGGGGTGGAACGAGGTGACGATCGTCGTGAGGTTCTGGATCATCGCGGGGCTCTTCGCGGCCATCGGCGTCGGGATCTTCTACGCGGAGTGGGTGGCGAACCTGTGA
- a CDS encoding UDP-N-acetylmuramoyl-L-alanyl-D-glutamate--2,6-diaminopimelate ligase has protein sequence MELRPAHARGANLAQVAARVGADALHLMGPGSARPDGAEPSSVALSGATVDSREVRPGDLFGAFPGFKVHGATFGAQVAAAGAAAVLTDAAGAELLAADEVALPVLVVADPRAAMGEAAALIYGDPSRDLVFVGVTGTNGKTTTSYFIESALRRTHDRTGIMGTVELRIGSEAIESPRTTVEAPVLHGLLARMRDEGVTAAVTEVSSHAAALDRIAGVEFAVAVFTNLQWDHLDFHKTMDGYLDAKARLFEPGRARRAVINVDDEWGRKLAGRVQIPCERVSTRPDAPHPADWSVTWADIGLDGVGSRFTFTDPEGAEHHAESPLPGLVNVSNSMVAIVAAHAAGVPLDDAIAGVAGGHEVPGRMERVIERSDVDPLAIVDYAHTPDALTLALEGVRPITPGRLILIFGSDGDRDQGKRPVMGEIAAQLADIIVLTDENPRSEEPAAIRAAIREGIQKVRPDLHDVHEVEPRVEAVAYGLRLGRPGDTVIVTGKGHEPTQEIAGVFHRYNDRDAYLAAHACIVAEREGGQE, from the coding sequence ATGGAGCTTCGACCCGCGCACGCGCGGGGCGCGAATCTTGCGCAAGTCGCCGCACGAGTCGGCGCGGATGCGCTGCACCTCATGGGACCTGGCAGTGCGCGGCCCGACGGCGCCGAGCCCAGCAGCGTCGCCCTCAGCGGCGCCACCGTCGACTCGCGTGAGGTTCGCCCGGGGGACCTCTTCGGAGCCTTCCCCGGATTCAAGGTGCATGGCGCGACGTTCGGCGCCCAGGTCGCCGCAGCGGGCGCTGCCGCCGTCCTCACCGACGCCGCGGGCGCGGAGCTGCTCGCGGCCGACGAAGTGGCGTTGCCCGTGCTCGTCGTCGCGGACCCGCGTGCGGCGATGGGTGAGGCAGCGGCGCTGATCTACGGGGATCCGTCGAGGGACCTGGTGTTCGTCGGCGTGACGGGGACCAACGGCAAGACGACCACGAGCTACTTCATCGAGTCCGCCTTGAGACGTACCCACGACCGCACAGGGATCATGGGCACCGTCGAGCTGCGGATCGGCAGCGAGGCGATCGAGAGCCCGCGCACGACCGTCGAGGCGCCGGTGCTCCACGGCCTGCTCGCGCGGATGCGCGACGAGGGCGTGACGGCCGCGGTCACCGAGGTGAGCTCGCATGCGGCGGCGCTCGATCGCATCGCAGGAGTCGAGTTCGCGGTCGCCGTGTTCACCAACCTGCAATGGGACCACCTGGACTTCCACAAGACGATGGACGGCTACCTGGACGCCAAGGCGCGGCTCTTCGAGCCTGGCCGTGCGCGCCGCGCGGTCATCAACGTGGACGACGAATGGGGACGCAAGCTCGCGGGCCGCGTGCAGATCCCGTGCGAGCGGGTGTCGACGCGACCTGACGCCCCTCATCCGGCCGACTGGTCGGTGACGTGGGCCGACATCGGCCTCGACGGCGTCGGCTCCCGCTTCACCTTCACCGACCCGGAGGGCGCGGAGCACCACGCCGAGAGCCCGCTGCCAGGGCTGGTCAACGTCAGCAACTCCATGGTCGCGATCGTCGCTGCGCACGCTGCAGGCGTGCCGCTCGACGACGCGATCGCGGGTGTCGCGGGGGGTCATGAGGTGCCCGGTCGCATGGAACGTGTGATCGAGCGCAGCGATGTCGATCCGCTCGCGATCGTCGACTACGCGCATACGCCTGATGCGCTCACGCTGGCGCTGGAGGGCGTCCGCCCCATCACGCCGGGGCGCCTGATCCTGATCTTCGGCTCCGACGGCGACCGCGACCAGGGCAAGCGCCCGGTCATGGGGGAGATCGCGGCGCAGCTCGCGGACATCATCGTCCTGACCGACGAGAATCCACGGTCCGAGGAGCCGGCCGCGATCCGAGCCGCCATCCGCGAGGGGATCCAGAAGGTGCGACCGGACCTTCACGACGTGCACGAGGTGGAGCCACGGGTCGAGGCCGTCGCGTACGGGCTCCGGCTCGGGCGACCAGGGGACACGGTGATCGTCACCGGGAAGGGCCATGAGCCCACGCAGGAGATCGCCGGAGTGTTCCATCGGTACAACGACCGCGACGCCTACCTTGCGGCCCATGCCTGCATCGTCGCCGAGCGGGAAGGCGGGCAGGAATGA
- a CDS encoding FtsW/RodA/SpoVE family cell cycle protein, producing the protein MTATTDRRKAAPAPTGSPVVTYYLLAAATTILVMIGLAVVLSSSSISSIRSTGGNPWTLFLVQFAALLLGLTALVLGSRMPIVWWKRMTPLVFYGSIGLLVVVQLTGYAVGGNKNWIRIGSVSVQPSEFAKLGLALYLGLVLAQMRKELTSLKAIAVPSGIAAAGMIGLVLVGHDMGTAIVMVMLTAAAYWVAGVPARFFGLGAAAASVGVIVLLTQGTTRIARIMTWLSADCDTQGACLQQTRGTWALASGGIWGLGPGMSREKWGYLPASDNDFIYAIIGEEWGLIGTVAVLIAFAMILVAVTRLVHRHRDPFVQITSAALGAWIVGQAFINIAVVLELLPVTGVPLPLVSSGGSSLIASLAALGVLLAFARREPGAPEAFAARPSMIKRSIAVVSRGRRG; encoded by the coding sequence GTGACGGCGACGACCGACCGCCGCAAGGCCGCACCGGCGCCCACGGGCTCTCCCGTCGTCACGTACTACCTGTTGGCGGCGGCCACCACCATCCTGGTGATGATCGGCCTGGCGGTCGTGCTCTCGAGCTCGTCGATCTCGTCGATCCGCTCGACAGGCGGCAACCCGTGGACCCTCTTCCTGGTCCAGTTCGCCGCGCTGCTCCTGGGGCTCACCGCGCTGGTGCTCGGCTCCCGCATGCCGATCGTGTGGTGGAAGAGGATGACTCCTCTGGTCTTCTACGGTTCGATCGGTCTGCTGGTCGTGGTCCAGCTCACGGGGTACGCGGTGGGCGGCAACAAGAACTGGATCCGCATCGGATCGGTCTCCGTGCAGCCATCGGAGTTCGCCAAGCTGGGGCTCGCGCTGTACCTCGGGCTCGTGCTCGCCCAGATGCGCAAGGAGCTGACCAGTCTCAAGGCGATCGCGGTGCCGAGCGGCATTGCGGCCGCGGGCATGATCGGGCTGGTCCTCGTGGGTCACGACATGGGCACCGCGATCGTCATGGTCATGCTGACCGCTGCCGCGTACTGGGTCGCGGGTGTGCCTGCACGATTCTTCGGCCTGGGCGCGGCCGCCGCGTCCGTGGGAGTGATCGTGCTCCTCACGCAGGGCACCACCCGCATCGCCCGCATCATGACGTGGCTCTCCGCGGACTGCGACACCCAGGGCGCGTGCCTCCAGCAGACGCGTGGCACGTGGGCTCTCGCCTCGGGCGGCATCTGGGGTCTGGGCCCAGGCATGAGCCGGGAGAAGTGGGGTTACCTCCCCGCGTCGGACAACGACTTCATCTACGCCATCATCGGAGAGGAGTGGGGGCTCATCGGCACCGTGGCAGTCCTCATCGCTTTCGCCATGATCCTGGTCGCGGTCACGCGGCTCGTGCACAGGCACCGCGACCCGTTCGTCCAGATCACGTCCGCGGCGCTCGGCGCCTGGATCGTCGGCCAGGCGTTCATCAACATCGCCGTGGTGCTGGAGCTGCTCCCCGTGACCGGCGTGCCGCTCCCGCTCGTCTCGTCCGGAGGCTCCTCGTTGATCGCCTCGCTCGCTGCTCTCGGCGTGCTCCTGGCGTTCGCCAGACGCGAGCCAGGAGCGCCCGAGGCCTTCGCCGCACGACCTTCCATGATCAAGCGGTCCATCGCCGTCGTGTCCAGGGGGCGTCGTGGGTGA
- a CDS encoding UDP-N-acetylmuramoyl-tripeptide--D-alanyl-D-alanine ligase encodes MRPLTAGWIADAVGGALHADAHVTVSSAWNDTRVLKPGALYLAVVGEIFDGHLFVDDATEAGAVLTLASRPVDVPHILVDDVPAAAGRLAKAYLALLRSEGELTVIGITGSNGKTTTKDLLLQVLPNVHGPIKSYNDALGVPLTILGTEASTRFLVLEMGASAPGDLAYLTDIAPLDLAVVLTVGTAHLGGYGSPEALAKEKASILDGLQPGGVAILNADDARVAAMAPHHEDVDEAIAQQPSYGMILFGVSEGAANRAHGLTNERGRASFAIGALPRRTLALVGEHHVTNVLAAFSVAVQCGLDPAIAWETLAAAKPLSSHRMALTQRADGVWILDDAYNASPESMRAALRALKDVAQDGRAIAVIGEMREMGELSRPAHEEIGLDAVRLRLDLLLVVGEGARPAYVSAVREGSWGDEAAYAATIDEAREMLDRILRPGDTVLLKSSRDSGLLKLADALLEENA; translated from the coding sequence ATGAGGCCGCTCACTGCGGGCTGGATCGCCGACGCGGTCGGCGGCGCCCTGCACGCCGACGCACACGTGACGGTGAGCTCCGCATGGAACGACACGAGGGTGCTGAAGCCCGGCGCGCTCTACCTTGCGGTCGTCGGCGAGATCTTCGACGGACACCTCTTCGTCGACGACGCGACCGAGGCCGGGGCGGTGCTCACGCTCGCGTCGCGCCCGGTCGACGTCCCGCACATCCTTGTCGACGATGTCCCCGCCGCGGCGGGACGCCTCGCCAAGGCGTACCTGGCGCTGCTCCGGTCCGAGGGCGAGCTGACCGTGATCGGGATCACCGGCTCGAACGGCAAGACGACCACGAAGGACCTCCTCCTGCAGGTCCTGCCGAACGTCCACGGACCGATCAAGAGCTACAACGACGCGCTCGGCGTGCCGCTCACGATCCTCGGGACGGAGGCGAGCACGCGGTTCCTGGTGCTCGAGATGGGTGCGAGCGCGCCGGGTGACCTCGCGTACCTGACCGACATCGCCCCGCTCGACCTCGCCGTGGTGCTCACCGTGGGCACCGCGCACCTGGGCGGCTACGGCTCGCCCGAGGCGCTCGCCAAGGAGAAGGCCTCGATCCTCGACGGGCTGCAGCCTGGCGGCGTCGCGATACTCAACGCCGACGATGCGCGCGTGGCGGCGATGGCGCCGCACCATGAGGACGTCGACGAAGCGATCGCGCAGCAGCCCTCCTACGGCATGATCCTCTTCGGCGTCTCGGAGGGAGCGGCGAACCGGGCGCACGGCCTCACGAACGAGCGCGGACGCGCGTCGTTCGCGATCGGCGCCCTTCCGCGACGCACCCTGGCCCTCGTGGGCGAGCACCACGTCACCAACGTGCTGGCCGCGTTCTCGGTCGCCGTGCAGTGCGGCCTCGACCCCGCCATCGCATGGGAGACCCTCGCCGCCGCGAAGCCGCTGTCGTCGCATCGTATGGCGCTCACGCAGCGCGCGGACGGTGTGTGGATCCTGGACGACGCGTACAACGCCAGCCCCGAGTCGATGAGGGCGGCGCTGCGCGCGCTGAAGGATGTCGCCCAGGACGGACGTGCCATCGCCGTGATCGGCGAGATGCGCGAGATGGGCGAGCTGTCGCGCCCGGCGCACGAGGAGATCGGCCTGGACGCGGTGCGCCTCCGGCTCGACCTGCTGCTGGTCGTCGGCGAAGGTGCGCGGCCCGCGTACGTGTCAGCCGTGCGGGAGGGCTCCTGGGGCGACGAGGCTGCCTACGCCGCTACGATTGACGAGGCTCGCGAGATGCTGGACCGCATCCTTCGACCGGGGGACACCGTGCTGCTGAAGTCCTCGCGAGACTCCGGGCTCCTGAAGCTCGCCGATGCCCTGCTGGAGGAGAACGCATGA
- the murD gene encoding UDP-N-acetylmuramoyl-L-alanine--D-glutamate ligase, whose product MSIAGLRVLILGVGVAGTSARLACEQEGAQAVTVDANGRADHLDVSELDLTTFDVVMASAAFAPHSDAIRACAAAGLPIWSEMEFAWRVRRHGVPWVLVTGTNGKTTTTQMVGAIAEAGGLDVAVCGNMGIPVITAGREQHDLVAVEIASLQLHFTETLSPHAAVCLNADDDHTDWHGSLEAYRAAKARVYRHVQVACVYPAADKLVESMVEEADVVEGCRAIGVTLGAPGLSQLGVVEGILVDRAFVDDRRREAVELGHVSDLAHLVAGTVPPYLVTNALAAAALARAVGVDAAAVAAGLRGFSLDKHRTAFVRELDGVSYVDDSKATNAHAAIAAFGGMPASSVVWIAGGLPKGQEFSPLVEAVRDRLKAVVLIGDDPAPLASALEGHAPDIPVVRIEPGDTVMARAVDSARSLASHGDTVLLSPACASFDQFTSYADRGEAFAQAAQALE is encoded by the coding sequence GTGAGCATCGCGGGGCTGAGGGTCCTCATCCTCGGCGTCGGCGTCGCAGGGACCTCTGCGCGCCTCGCGTGCGAGCAGGAGGGTGCCCAGGCGGTCACCGTCGACGCCAACGGACGGGCCGACCACCTCGATGTGTCGGAGCTCGATCTCACGACGTTCGACGTGGTGATGGCCTCCGCGGCGTTCGCTCCGCACTCGGACGCGATCCGCGCGTGCGCGGCGGCGGGCCTGCCGATCTGGTCCGAGATGGAGTTCGCCTGGCGCGTGCGCCGCCACGGGGTCCCATGGGTCCTCGTCACCGGCACGAACGGCAAGACGACCACCACGCAGATGGTCGGCGCGATCGCCGAAGCCGGAGGTCTGGACGTCGCGGTGTGCGGGAACATGGGCATCCCGGTGATCACCGCCGGACGAGAGCAGCACGACCTCGTCGCAGTCGAGATCGCCAGCCTTCAGCTCCACTTCACCGAGACGCTGTCGCCGCATGCGGCGGTCTGCCTCAACGCCGACGACGACCACACGGACTGGCACGGTTCTCTCGAGGCGTACCGGGCGGCGAAGGCACGCGTGTACCGGCACGTGCAGGTCGCGTGCGTGTACCCCGCCGCCGACAAGCTTGTCGAGTCCATGGTGGAGGAGGCCGACGTCGTGGAGGGGTGTCGTGCCATCGGCGTCACGCTCGGCGCGCCCGGTCTCAGCCAGCTGGGAGTGGTCGAGGGAATCCTCGTGGACCGTGCATTTGTCGACGATCGCCGGCGCGAGGCGGTGGAGCTGGGGCATGTGAGCGACCTTGCGCACCTCGTGGCTGGGACGGTGCCTCCGTACCTCGTCACGAACGCGCTCGCAGCGGCGGCGCTCGCGCGAGCCGTGGGCGTGGACGCTGCTGCCGTCGCTGCAGGACTGCGTGGCTTCTCGCTCGACAAGCATCGGACGGCGTTCGTGCGCGAGCTCGACGGGGTCTCGTACGTGGACGATTCGAAGGCGACCAACGCGCATGCCGCGATCGCCGCGTTCGGCGGGATGCCCGCGTCGTCCGTCGTGTGGATCGCCGGTGGCCTGCCCAAGGGACAGGAGTTCTCGCCGCTCGTCGAGGCGGTGCGTGACCGCCTCAAGGCGGTGGTGCTGATAGGCGATGACCCTGCACCGCTCGCCTCCGCCCTCGAGGGACACGCGCCCGATATACCCGTGGTGCGCATCGAGCCGGGAGACACTGTGATGGCCAGAGCCGTCGACTCGGCTCGGTCGCTCGCCTCCCACGGCGACACCGTGCTGCTGTCACCGGCATGCGCATCGTTCGACCAGTTCACCAGCTATGCGGATCGAGGAGAGGCCTTCGCCCAGGCGGCGCAGGCTCTGGAATAG
- a CDS encoding cell division protein FtsQ/DivIB — protein sequence MPDRPTTPARPPGVKGRPVVPKPGARDAPARVVPTSERRRPVSEMAETRTAVRVQENAAGPAAENPRTTTAVDPEVFTRVGGRETDGVTLRMRERLAEKRSAERRLVLRRWGRRGAVVAALLLLVWAVVMSPFLRFDASAAEISGSGPYVDTAAVDAAVAQYDGDSLALVDTAALVASLQAIPGIADATVERLWPSTLRIDIDARVPVAAVPVADGGYAIVDDSATTVTTVTDAPTDLPVVNVPLGDGSDRVLDAVLGVIDELPVDLRARVQDINADSEDSVSFTLRDGPQVEWGGVEDSATKAQVLVVLLGSPEASSAAVIDVSAPTLPITRAQ from the coding sequence ATGCCTGACAGGCCCACGACGCCTGCGCGACCGCCCGGTGTGAAGGGCCGACCCGTGGTGCCGAAGCCGGGCGCGCGGGACGCGCCCGCGCGCGTCGTGCCGACGAGCGAGCGCCGACGGCCGGTGTCCGAGATGGCCGAGACACGCACCGCGGTCCGTGTGCAGGAGAACGCCGCGGGGCCGGCGGCGGAGAACCCGAGGACCACCACCGCCGTCGATCCCGAGGTCTTCACCAGGGTCGGCGGGCGTGAGACGGACGGCGTCACGCTGCGCATGCGTGAGCGTCTCGCGGAGAAGAGGTCCGCGGAGCGCCGCCTCGTGCTGCGCAGGTGGGGTCGGCGCGGAGCAGTCGTCGCGGCGCTGCTGCTGCTGGTCTGGGCTGTGGTGATGTCGCCGTTCCTGCGCTTCGACGCATCGGCTGCCGAGATCTCGGGGTCTGGCCCGTACGTGGACACCGCTGCCGTCGATGCCGCCGTCGCGCAGTACGACGGTGACTCGCTCGCCCTCGTGGACACCGCGGCGCTGGTGGCGAGCCTGCAGGCGATCCCGGGGATCGCGGACGCGACGGTGGAGCGCCTCTGGCCGTCCACGTTGCGGATCGACATCGACGCCAGGGTCCCGGTGGCGGCCGTGCCGGTCGCCGACGGCGGGTACGCGATCGTGGACGATTCTGCGACGACCGTCACGACGGTGACCGACGCGCCGACGGACCTGCCCGTGGTGAACGTGCCGCTCGGCGACGGCAGCGATCGCGTCCTCGACGCGGTTCTCGGTGTCATCGACGAGCTGCCGGTGGACCTGCGGGCGCGGGTCCAGGACATCAACGCCGATTCTGAGGACTCGGTGAGTTTCACGCTGCGTGACGGCCCGCAGGTCGAATGGGGCGGGGTGGAGGACTCGGCGACGAAGGCGCAGGTGCTCGTCGTGCTGTTGGGCTCGCCTGAGGCGTCGTCCGCCGCGGTGATCGACGTCTCAGCGCCGACCTTGCCCATCACGCGGGCGCAGTAG